A stretch of bacterium DNA encodes these proteins:
- the cbiB gene encoding adenosylcobinamide-phosphate synthase CbiB, producing the protein MSYEVILGFGLDLIFGDPVKFPHPVKGMGKLINFLEKIVRKTFRNLKIGGVLLASIVIISIYVFTFGIIWFSGEINNYLKFILSGVIIWTTLSIRSLHKEANSVYQALKIEDINLARIQLSKIVGRDTHNLNKTEISRATVETVAENTVDGIISPLFYAFLGGPALSMAFKAVSTLDSMLGYKTTIYKEIGCFSARADDVANFIPARISAFLIPVASWLCGKNGILSWKTILRDGHKNPSPNSGIPEAGFAGALNIQLGGLNYYQGQMSLKPFLGNPNQIIEPEHIRQSIKLMYITSFLMLIIGVFCILAVNSYKNYFR; encoded by the coding sequence GTGAGTTACGAGGTTATATTAGGTTTTGGTCTGGATTTGATTTTTGGTGACCCGGTTAAATTTCCCCATCCGGTTAAAGGGATGGGAAAACTTATAAATTTTTTAGAAAAGATAGTCCGTAAAACCTTTCGTAATCTTAAAATAGGTGGAGTCTTACTTGCCAGTATAGTTATTATCAGCATTTATGTTTTTACTTTTGGTATCATCTGGTTTAGCGGAGAGATTAATAATTACCTGAAATTTATACTCTCTGGAGTGATTATATGGACAACACTTTCAATTAGAAGCCTACATAAAGAGGCAAACTCTGTTTATCAGGCGTTAAAAATTGAAGATATTAACTTAGCCAGAATTCAACTCTCTAAAATTGTTGGAAGAGATACACATAATTTAAATAAAACAGAGATTTCAAGAGCAACTGTGGAAACCGTGGCAGAGAATACCGTAGATGGAATAATTTCACCCTTATTTTATGCCTTTTTAGGAGGACCTGCTCTGTCAATGGCATTTAAGGCAGTAAGCACCCTTGATTCTATGTTAGGATATAAAACCACAATTTATAAAGAGATAGGTTGCTTTTCGGCAAGGGCTGATGATGTGGCAAATTTTATCCCGGCAAGAATTTCTGCCTTCCTTATCCCTGTTGCCAGCTGGCTATGCGGTAAAAATGGAATTTTATCATGGAAAACTATTCTTAGAGATGGGCATAAAAACCCAAGCCCAAATAGCGGCATTCCAGAGGCAGGATTTGCTGGAGCTTTGAATATTCAACTTGGCGGATTAAATTATTATCAAGGGCAAATGTCTTTAAAACCATTTTTAGGTAACCCAAATCAGATAATTGAACCTGAACATATCCGCCAGAGTATTAAATTGATGTATATTACTTCATTTTTGATGTTAATTATTGGTGTCTTCTGTATCCTGGCGGTGAATAGTTACAAAAATTATTTTCGTTAA
- a CDS encoding NUDIX domain-containing protein: MEYFEIVDKNGNIIGKASRQECHSNPELLHRVSHILVFNSKKELYLQKRSIHKDIQPGKWDTSVGGHLNPGEIHEHAAYRELAEELGITGVTLIYLYDYIWRSERETELVRTFKVVYDGKIVFQREEIEEGRFFSLEEIQSAIQSNTFTPNFIEEFNRFQKWEKSNNSNCSATD, from the coding sequence ATGGAATATTTTGAAATTGTTGATAAAAATGGAAATATTATTGGTAAAGCATCACGCCAGGAATGTCATAGTAATCCAGAGTTACTTCATCGGGTATCGCATATCCTTGTATTTAATTCAAAAAAGGAACTTTACCTTCAAAAACGCTCAATTCATAAAGATATTCAGCCAGGCAAATGGGATACCTCAGTTGGCGGACATCTAAATCCTGGCGAGATTCACGAACATGCCGCTTATCGGGAATTAGCTGAAGAACTTGGGATTACAGGTGTAACTCTTATTTATCTCTATGATTACATCTGGCGTAGTGAGCGTGAAACTGAATTGGTGCGAACTTTTAAAGTTGTCTATGATGGTAAGATTGTATTTCAAAGAGAAGAAATTGAGGAAGGCAGATTTTTTAGCCTTGAAGAGATTCAATCTGCCATACAGAGTAATACCTTTACACCAAATTTTATTGAAGAATTTAATCGGTTCCAGAAGTGGGAAAAGTCAAATAATAGTAATTGTTCAGCCACTGATTAA
- a CDS encoding prepilin-type N-terminal cleavage/methylation domain-containing protein — protein sequence MIKIEVLNTRLKTTVSWFCRTLNYCNAMNNKGFTLIESIIVVIIISLICALVLPNSSKILSNIKIRSTIRQIGAVHNYARQQAVIRGTDYKVNYNLAEKSCWITKREDDTFTRLSGREGKTLFIPQEIPFETEIDSVTFFPKGISTGSVITIGDFQIVVDEVTATVEVVRGEKENTSR from the coding sequence TTGATAAAAATAGAGGTCTTAAATACCCGTTTAAAAACTACAGTTTCCTGGTTTTGCAGAACTCTAAATTATTGTAATGCAATGAATAACAAAGGATTTACCTTAATAGAATCAATTATCGTTGTTATTATCATCAGTTTAATTTGTGCCTTAGTTTTGCCAAATAGCAGTAAGATATTGTCAAATATAAAGATTCGCTCAACTATCCGCCAGATAGGGGCAGTGCATAACTACGCCCGGCAACAAGCAGTCATCCGCGGCACAGACTACAAGGTAAATTATAATCTTGCGGAAAAATCATGCTGGATAACGAAAAGAGAAGATGATACCTTTACACGGCTATCAGGTCGTGAAGGGAAAACCCTTTTCATCCCGCAAGAAATACCTTTTGAAACAGAAATAGACTCTGTAACTTTCTTCCCTAAAGGGATATCAACTGGTAGTGTGATAACCATTGGAGATTTTCAGATAGTAGTAGATGAAGTTACAGCAACAGTAGAAGTAGTGAGGGGGGAGAAAGAAAACACCTCCAGATAA